One Pyrococcus furiosus DSM 3638 genomic region harbors:
- a CDS encoding proton-conducting transporter membrane subunit — translation MNELPIILLSPLIGGALAWLIRVKGIREAIGVVSSAIPLYFLIKLYPALEGEPIRYSLNVGGFELTLALSHISWIFAMIAAVVGLSAVLGLVSTAKDSNEWLFALMSLAGALGVFLANDFVVFFLSWEIMTFASFMMVFKYNRHASLKYFVLSIAGAYAMLLAIGIIYAKTGSLSFPEISAIFRQDAMMGMMGGGGVFTKTETLLIYALFLVAFGVKAGMFPLHVWAPDAYSETNQSYTAMFSGVLSKTGVYGFFLLYLLMYGKLAITLGNVRSAPTFGYIIAFLGGLTIMVGGILAALQEDIRKLFAYSSISQIGYILIGLGIGTPLGIAAATYHAISHALFKGLFFLIVATIIYRTGKTEFKDYGGLAEKMPITFAMAFVAILSLAGIPPMAGFASKWLIFEAVISRNLPILGAMVFFGSAIGFVYLIRFTYAVWFGQRPSDLEDVKDAPLPLAIGMGILAILNVIFGVAPGLVARELNKLFSNPPIGGTIWELDLGFGRYNGLLLSIWLVIGLIIAAILYFMGAGVRKVPVTDTYQSGNPVTMEYNLTIRRNFFLPLKEAMAFWLKMSFDRLYHDIWKAIEELADLARSYVYNGNIQAYAWYLAIILLILVAMGV, via the coding sequence ATGAACGAGCTTCCTATAATCCTATTATCACCCCTCATAGGTGGAGCATTGGCATGGCTAATTAGAGTGAAAGGAATTAGAGAAGCGATTGGTGTAGTTTCCTCAGCTATCCCCTTATATTTCCTAATAAAACTCTATCCTGCTCTAGAGGGTGAGCCCATTAGGTATTCCTTGAACGTTGGAGGCTTCGAGCTAACCTTAGCTCTCAGTCACATATCTTGGATATTTGCCATGATAGCAGCAGTTGTCGGCCTTTCTGCAGTCCTAGGATTAGTATCAACAGCAAAGGACAGCAATGAATGGCTCTTTGCTCTAATGAGCCTAGCAGGGGCACTAGGCGTGTTCTTGGCAAATGACTTTGTCGTATTCTTCCTCTCCTGGGAAATAATGACATTTGCCAGCTTTATGATGGTATTTAAGTACAATAGGCATGCTTCACTAAAGTATTTCGTGCTGAGCATTGCCGGTGCTTATGCAATGTTATTGGCTATAGGAATAATCTACGCCAAGACGGGAAGTCTCAGCTTCCCAGAAATTTCAGCAATATTTAGGCAGGATGCAATGATGGGAATGATGGGTGGAGGAGGAGTCTTTACCAAGACTGAAACTCTCCTAATCTACGCTCTGTTCCTAGTGGCCTTTGGTGTTAAGGCTGGAATGTTTCCGCTTCATGTCTGGGCTCCCGATGCATACAGTGAGACAAACCAAAGTTATACTGCAATGTTCAGTGGAGTTCTCAGCAAGACTGGAGTTTACGGATTCTTCTTGCTGTATCTTCTAATGTATGGTAAACTAGCAATAACTTTGGGCAATGTGAGAAGTGCACCAACATTTGGCTACATTATTGCTTTCCTTGGTGGATTGACGATAATGGTTGGTGGAATTTTAGCAGCTTTGCAGGAGGATATAAGGAAGCTCTTTGCATACTCCAGTATTAGCCAGATTGGTTACATATTAATAGGATTAGGAATAGGAACTCCCCTAGGAATAGCAGCTGCAACATACCACGCAATAAGCCATGCTCTCTTCAAGGGATTGTTCTTCCTCATAGTTGCTACTATAATTTACAGAACTGGAAAGACAGAATTCAAAGATTATGGCGGATTGGCAGAAAAGATGCCCATAACCTTTGCAATGGCTTTCGTCGCAATATTAAGCCTAGCTGGAATTCCTCCAATGGCTGGATTTGCAAGCAAGTGGCTTATATTTGAAGCAGTTATAAGCAGAAACTTACCGATTTTAGGCGCAATGGTCTTCTTCGGAAGTGCGATAGGTTTCGTCTACCTTATAAGATTCACATATGCTGTTTGGTTTGGCCAGAGGCCTAGCGACCTAGAAGATGTTAAAGATGCACCACTTCCTCTTGCAATAGGAATGGGGATACTCGCAATCCTGAATGTTATCTTTGGTGTTGCTCCGGGACTTGTGGCTAGAGAGCTCAACAAACTATTCAGCAATCCTCCGATCGGAGGAACAATCTGGGAGCTTGACTTGGGCTTTGGAAGGTACAACGGATTACTACTCTCAATATGGCTCGTCATTGGACTAATAATTGCAGCAATACTTTACTTCATGGGAGCAGGGGTTAGAAAAGTTCCAGTCACCGACACTTACCAGTCTGGTAACCCAGTGACAATGGAGTACAACCTAACCATAAGAAGGAACTTCTTCTTGCCACTCAAGGAAGCAATGGCGTTCTGGCTTAAAATGAGCTTTGACAGGTTATATCATGACATATGGAAGGCGATTGAAGAGTTAGCGGATTTGGCGAGGAGTTATGTGTATAATGGAAACATTCAGGCATATGCGTGGTACTTAGCAATAATCCTCCTAATATTGGTAGCTATGGGGGTGTGA
- a CDS encoding NuoB/complex I 20 kDa subunit family protein — protein MVDWRLFEPLFNWARKKSLWIVAFCTGCGGIEMPPLMTARYDLERFGIMPDPSPRQYDLFLITGYVTPKTLKRIIITYEMAPDPKYVLAHGSCPINGGIYWDAYNAIKQLDKYIPVDVYIAGCMPRPEAVMDGIKKLMEMIENGEADGWKRYKENYEWYRKNQDELLGEGWREKEARKWIPWLMDKRKEVKE, from the coding sequence ATGGTTGATTGGAGGTTATTTGAGCCATTATTTAATTGGGCCAGAAAAAAGAGTCTTTGGATTGTTGCATTTTGTACCGGATGTGGTGGAATAGAGATGCCTCCACTAATGACCGCTAGATATGACTTAGAGAGATTCGGTATAATGCCAGATCCCAGCCCAAGACAGTATGACCTCTTCCTAATAACGGGTTATGTAACTCCAAAGACTCTAAAGAGAATAATTATAACCTATGAAATGGCTCCCGATCCCAAGTACGTTCTAGCTCACGGCTCTTGTCCAATTAACGGTGGAATATACTGGGACGCTTATAATGCAATAAAACAACTTGACAAGTACATCCCCGTTGACGTATATATAGCTGGATGTATGCCAAGACCCGAGGCTGTAATGGATGGAATAAAGAAGCTAATGGAAATGATTGAGAACGGAGAAGCTGATGGATGGAAGAGGTACAAGGAAAACTACGAGTGGTATAGAAAGAATCAGGATGAGCTATTGGGAGAGGGATGGAGAGAGAAAGAAGCTAGAAAATGGATTCCATGGTTAATGGATAAGAGGAAGGAGGTTAAAGAATGA
- a CDS encoding respiratory chain complex I subunit 1 family protein, whose product MIGVFLRALLIIIYATFVGFIFMGIIRKVTARIHRRIGPPIYQPIIDTLKFFGKKENITHGLIYDFGIIYAVGATILALMFIPLGPISVLRAYGDLILVTFLLEIPMLGIMFAAMSSGNPYAGIGAQRALLTLLAIQVPLGLAIIAVAEYYGTFSTYEIVMAQQKMGWSIFHLPLLLAAIAYDIVLQAMFGKEPFDIMIAPGEISLGPMVEFGGKHMGMLQIQHAMALFAETLFFSNIFLGGGVVTAFGSPLLNTLASLAVLLVKQIAVLLIAIFVGAIFPRFTIDQAAKFYWKWPTIIAAIGAIMASL is encoded by the coding sequence ATGATTGGGGTTTTCCTTAGGGCTCTCTTAATCATTATTTATGCAACGTTTGTTGGGTTCATATTCATGGGAATCATAAGGAAAGTAACCGCCAGAATACACAGGAGAATAGGCCCACCAATTTACCAGCCAATCATTGATACCCTTAAGTTCTTTGGAAAGAAGGAGAACATAACTCATGGTCTAATTTACGACTTTGGAATTATATATGCTGTTGGAGCCACTATACTCGCCCTGATGTTCATCCCATTAGGGCCAATAAGCGTTCTTAGAGCGTATGGAGATCTAATCCTAGTAACTTTTCTCTTAGAAATTCCAATGCTTGGTATAATGTTTGCTGCAATGAGTTCTGGCAATCCTTATGCTGGGATAGGTGCACAGAGAGCTCTATTAACACTCTTAGCAATCCAAGTTCCATTAGGACTCGCTATAATTGCCGTAGCTGAGTACTATGGAACATTCAGCACTTACGAAATAGTCATGGCTCAACAAAAGATGGGATGGAGCATATTCCACCTACCATTGCTATTGGCTGCAATAGCTTATGACATTGTTCTTCAAGCGATGTTTGGAAAGGAACCATTTGACATCATGATTGCCCCTGGAGAGATCTCATTAGGTCCGATGGTGGAGTTTGGAGGAAAACACATGGGAATGCTTCAGATTCAGCACGCAATGGCACTGTTCGCGGAGACACTATTCTTTTCAAACATATTCCTTGGAGGAGGTGTAGTCACAGCATTCGGCAGTCCACTCCTAAACACACTTGCAAGCTTAGCAGTTTTACTGGTTAAGCAGATTGCAGTATTGCTAATAGCGATATTTGTAGGGGCGATATTCCCAAGATTCACAATTGACCAAGCGGCGAAATTCTATTGGAAGTGGCCAACAATAATAGCTGCAATTGGAGCCATAATGGCTAGCTTGTGA